In Campylobacter showae, the genomic stretch AGTAACGCCCGCAGCTAGGGCTTTTTGCTTAAATTTCGCCCACTGCGCAAAGGAGTTAAAAACCACGTGCTTTGAGAGCGCTAGCACCTCATCTATGTCCTCGTCTTTAAATGCAGGCGAATACGTATGGATCTCGCCGCGAACGTGTTTTTGGGCAAATTTAGCCTCGTGCAGGCCGCTGCATGTCGCGCCGTCTAAGTACTCGCCCACAAGCCCCATCACGCCGCTAAATGCAAAGCCTTTTAGGGCGACTAGCACCTTTGCGCCGCTTTCATCCTTGACGCGTTTTAAAATTTCGAGATTTGCGCGCACCTTAGCCTCTTCGCAGACGTAGGCGGGCATTTTTATTTTGCTTAAGATTTCGTTCATTAGGGCTCTTTCGTTTAAAATTTGGCGTAAGTATATCTAAATATTTTTTTAAGTAAAATCAAGAAAAAAATTTAATTTCAAAGGCAAATTTATGATAGAAATCGAGTTTTTGGGCCCGATAAAGATGAATAATTTAAAGCTGGAAGCGGCAAATTTAAGCGAAGTAAAAGAAAAACTAGGCGAATACGCGCAGCTCGGCGAGTGGCTAAAAATCTGCGCCGTCGCCGTAAACGACGAGATCGCAAGCTCTCTTGAGGCGCCGCTAAAAGACGGGGATAAAATTTCCATTTTACCGCCGGTTTGCGGAGGTTAATATGCAGATATTTGATGGAAGTCTCGACGCCAAAGCGATCACAAACGCTTGGTACGACGAGTTTAAGGACAAAAACTGCGGCGCGCTCATCACGTTTACGGGCATCGTGCGCGAAGAAGGCGGCATAAGCGCGCTTAGCTTTGATATCTACGAGCCGATCCTGCGCAAATGGCTAGCGGGCTGGGAGCAAAAGGCGAAGGATCTGGGCGCATACGTGCTTTTTGCGCATTCTCGCGGAGACGTACCGGTGCACGAGAGCTCCTACGTCGCAGGCGTCGTGAGTCCGCAAAGAAAAGTCGCCTTGCGGCTGATAAACGAGTTCGTCGAGGATTTC encodes the following:
- a CDS encoding MoaD/ThiS family protein, whose translation is MIEIEFLGPIKMNNLKLEAANLSEVKEKLGEYAQLGEWLKICAVAVNDEIASSLEAPLKDGDKISILPPVCGG
- a CDS encoding molybdopterin synthase catalytic subunit, with the protein product MQIFDGSLDAKAITNAWYDEFKDKNCGALITFTGIVREEGGISALSFDIYEPILRKWLAGWEQKAKDLGAYVLFAHSRGDVPVHESSYVAGVVSPQRKVALRLINEFVEDFKANAPIWKYDVVGGERIYAKERSQAIKGAGLLG